The Microcystis aeruginosa NIES-843 sequence TAGAGAAGCTAAACCAAAAACTAAAGTGCGGACAGCACTGCCAATTCTCAAGGCGATCGGACTGTGAGCAACCATTGGTTTTGAGTAAAAAGAATGACCGATCGCTGCTGTGAGATAATAGAGAATTGTCCCCAATGCTGCCGAAATTGCCGCACCAACCAAACAGCGAGTAGGAGTAACTTTTTTGGTTTCTAATTC is a genomic window containing:
- a CDS encoding DUF3082 domain-containing protein — translated: MTTELETKKVTPTRCLVGAAISAALGTILYYLTAAIGHSFYSKPMVAHSPIALRIGSAVRTLVFGLASLGTFIFAFVTIGLILLAIQLLLKRPQQT